CACaccgtgtcccctgcgttggctggtgggttcttaaccactggaccacctgggaagtgttgTAGTTAATTCTGATCGGTAAGGAAAGTCTTCATGGAGGAAGAGATGATTCAGCTACTTTTGGAAAAAGGAGtagatgtccatcaggtcagCTGATTTAGGGGCGGGAAGGGGATGtgtatggaaaaagaaagaggggaGCAGAAGGACAGGACCCGAGAGTGCACACATCTTGGTGTGGCCTGGGGGACCCCAAGAATGCAACTGCATGCACACGAAGGGCTGAGCTGGGTCGAGGGGGCGGAGAAGGTTGGAGAGGTGGCGAGAGCCATGTGAGGCCAAGCGGGATTTCTGCGCTTCATCCTGGTGACGAAGGGGAACCAAGGATCAGCCCTGATTGGTCGGGTGGAAGATGCGGAAGATGTCCAATGATTTCTGCTTGGTGGCTGGGCAGCTATTGGCCCCAGACTGTGGGCCAGGACGCAGAGAGGAGCATGCTTGCGTGGATGATAGACTTAGTGTGGATCTTGTGAGGCTGAGGTGTCTGTGGGATATCCCAAGAGAGAGGCCCAGGAGGGAGGTCTTGGTGCAGAAAGATAAACTGGAAATGAATGAGAATGAGAGGAGCTGGGCCAGGAATGGAGGGTGGAGCTCAGGGAAGCCATGACCAGGGGCAGCCAGAGCTGCAGagatgagagagacagacaaaggCAGATGAATACACAGAGAGACAGAACAAGGATATAAACCCAGTCGATTAAATTCTCCAGCCACTATTCCAGCTTCTTTGACATCTGGGCCAAACACTAGCATCCCACCACGAgtaacttcttttcttttcctgtctccttcccccgatcctgttttctcctttggcctttttcttttttcctctttgcttcgGCAGGGCCAATTCTACTTGCAGAAACAAGAAGATAACAAGCTAACATAATGAGATTAAGGATTCTCCCCAAATCTCTTCCCAACTTTTAGGACCATAGAGCCTAAAATTTCACCGTGTGGTATTTGTCCTCTGTGTAAATGCATCTTcagtacttttcattttattaataaaatgcaaatatctttAATAGAGGTAATATGAACCCTCAGGTTTGACTTGctgtctttgtctttctggtCTGAGAGCTAAGGGAGAGAAAAACTTGAAGGGTGGGAAGATTGGGTGAAGAAAATGTGGTGATGGATTTTGAATCAGGCTGTAGAGCATTGGCCTGTAGCCTGCATAGCCTGCCCCTCGAGGAATCCTGGGCACCAGGGAGGCAGTTCTGAGGAGTGGATATAGAAGGTGCAAcagaaggaatgttgctaaaaacaaccctttctgttgttgttcttcagttgagtcacctctttgtatcaggtagccaaagtattggagcttcagcttcagcatcagtccttccaatgaatattcaggactgattccctttaggatggactggctttatctcctgcagtccaagggacactcaagagtcttctccagactCTTTCCagagttggaaagcatcaattcttcagtgctcagccttccttatggatcaactctcacatccgtacatgactactggaaaaaccatagcttggactctatggacatttgctggcaaagtgatgtctctgctttttaacaagctgtcagttttgtcatagcttttcttccaaggagcaagcgtcttttaatctcatggctgcagtccctgtccacagtgattttaaagcccaagaagataaaatctgtcactgtttccattttttctccttctatttgccatgaagtcatgggaccagatgccgtgaccttagttgtttgaatgttgacttttaagcccactctttcactctcctctttcaccctcatcaagagactcttcagttcttctttactttctgtcattagagtggtatcatctgcatatctgagattattgatatttctcctggatatcttgattccagcttgtgattcatccagcctggcatttctcatgatgtgctctgcatagaagttaataagcaaagtgacaatacacagccttgacatactcctttcccaattttaaaccagtcagttgttccaagtTTAGTTCTAACCcgttgcttctagacctgcatacaggtttctcaagaggcaggtcaggtggtctgatattcccatctctttcagaattttccacagtttgtcatgagtcacacagtcagaagctttagtgtagtcaatgaagcagaagtaggtgttttctggaattcccttgctttttgtgtgatccagcagatgttggtgatttgatctctggttcctctgcctattctaaatccagcttgtacatctggaacttctcagttACCTAATTAACTAGTAGGATATTCATACACAGCTGGCAAGACTATCAAATTGCAAGGCCATCTTATACTATGAGTCAAATACCTTGAAAATATGTTATTTCCTTTTGATTAGCAATTCTTTTCCTAGGAATTAAACTTTAAGGCCATaattagataaatgcaaaaatatgttTACACCATGATTGCTATACGCTTTATTATATACCCTCCCTAAATTCATATGTGAACCCCAGAGTGACTACAACTGGAGATAGGATCTTTATAAGGTAATAGTTTAAGTGAGGTGATAAGGCCCTGGTCCAGTGGACTGTGGccttaaaagaagaggaagataGAAATGggtcttttcctctctctcttcctgccatgtgagggcacagtgagaagacagcctCTATAAGCCAAGAAGAATCTTTGCGGGAAACATAGCTGGCtagcatcttgatcttggactttttgGCCTCTAGAATTGTgggaaatacatttttgttgctcAAGCCACCCAGACTGtgttattttgttatggcaaccagAGTTGACTAATACAATGATATTTATACCAAGGTTGTttatacagatggagaaactggaaacaacagagtaattggtttttctttttttgcatacagaaagattgaaaacagagTAAtcgatgggcttccctggtggctcagctggtaaagaatccgcctgccatgtgggaaacctgggtttgatccctggatcgggaagataccctggagatggggaacggctacccactccaatattctggcctggagaattccatgaactattccatggggtcacaaagacccagacaagactgagtgacttccactttcccTTTTTTCAAGTGAAAAGGAAGGTTAGAGTATGACttcatgtatacacatacatatgtatatcaatATCAACTCGCATGTAAACCTGTGGAAAAGCAATATATGTGTATGTCggtgttctccagagaaacagaaccagtaggatgtattatacacatacatataccagAAACCTCATcgtctgtgaggctgtttctcCTTTTCATAAGACAATGCTTCTGTAATTTCACTTTCTATAGAGAGACCAGAaggataattcttttttttccataaaaaggacaaaaatttgACTAAAAATATTTAGGTAATTTCTTTCAGCCTCTCAACAAATTACTGGTAATGACATAATTTTTTTAGAATTGTTGTCAGATTCgaaaaaaatctctaaattttTCAAATGTGTGAGTTGTTATATTTTAGGACATTTCACGTTTTATTTTCCAGTGATCCATCTTAAACATTCTTAGAACTGATGACCTTCATCAACCAATTTGTTACAATGTCCTCATTGTACTGGTATAGTTTCCTTGTCAATGTCAATATTTCAGATAAGGGCAGCAAGAATTGTAAATGtttttccattgtgtttataTAATGTACTGTACCTCATTGTGGGTCATCAGACAATCCAAGAGCTTATTCACTGATTCCATTTGACattgttttttcctctaaatGAATTACTGCTTCATTGTAAGCTGAAACGTGTTGttataatttgcttatttttgtcaAAAATTTTCTATTGATTTTAATTGCTTATCTCATCTTTTACATTTCCCTAATTTTATGCGTCTTTTTCTCTCAGTTCCTTTTGTTTCTGTTGGCAGTGCCATGAAGCTTTAGGGATCTTctttcctcaaccagggatcaaacccagggctcctgcagtggaagcacagagtcctaacccattggaccaccagggaattttctcTCAGTTCTTTAATACATAAATGCattgattttcaaatttttcatttattgtaattaaaatatagttgatgtacaatattgtgtGAGTTTTgatgtacaacatagtaattTGCCACTTAAATACATTATAGAATGATTGTCATAAGTCTAGTGACCATCTGATACCACACAAAGTTACTAGAATATTATTGCATATGTTTCTCACGCTGTAAATTACCTCCCTATGACTTACCAACTTTATAATCGGAAGTCTGCACCTCTTATTCCCTTCACCTATTTCATCTAACTCCTCACCCTACACATAAATGAATTTGAAGAGAGAATGTCATCCTCCctatatgaaaaaaatcagaagtctGTACTCTCTTTTATTGAAAATGTTCCAGAACATATTTCTAAATAGCCGTTAAAGTGTCATAATCAAGCTTCATCAAATCAATCACTCccattaacaaagaaaaaaaattccttataGTACATTTATTATAGTATAAGCTGTATGGTCGATTTCATTCCTGGGAGGAGAGAATGCTATTTTGACTAGAATAGCACATGTGTGACAGTCTAAGAATTTTCAGAGATTGGCTTCTGGGGCTGTACATTTCAAACCTTGTTTCTCTTCCACCACTGACATCAGTGTGGCGTCTGGCCTTGCAGGAATATTCACGTCTCAGTACAACCTACCTTGTCAGGTGAGTTAGTACAGAGGGCAGCAGGAATATTCCTGGGAGCCATACAGGTAGCAGTAATAGGACTTGACAGAAGAGACTGCAAACCACAACCCTGTATCccagtatataaatatatctctGATTAAACCTTCCCCCAAATGCCCACAGCCACTTCAATACCACCAGACTTTATGGGACTGAGTGGAATTTCGGGGTGGAAAAGAGACAGTGGTCTGAACCATCTATGGCTGAAATATCCCAGTTGTGCAAATATTATTATGCCGTCACCATATGAACACATTGCCAGAGCCCATTCTGGTCCTGGCCTTGAAGCTGATGCCCACTGACTTCCTGGCAAATTGGCCTCAGGCTCCTCTACTCTCAACAACTTCCAAACCCTCACCCCCACTCTCCTGGTTTGTTGCCATCAACTCCTTTTGTCTTCCTGCCCATTTCAATCTGTTCTTAATGCAGTGGCCAGCGTGATCCTGTAAGAACTGACAGTCAGATCATGTCACACTTCTGCTCAAAAGATTCCGATGTTTTCCCATTTCACTTCCAAAAAAGCCAATAGTCCAAGTGGCCCTGCGTGACCTGGCCCTTTGCCTTTCTGAACTCACCTCGTGGTATCCAGCCCTTtctcagtccactccagtctCCTACAGTTTCTCCTACAGGCACAGTCCCATGAGGCTCTTGAACTTGCTGTTAATGCAGTCTGGACAACTTATCCCATCTCCTTCTGAAAAGCCTTGCTTGACCTACCCTCATGCATGcttgggtgtgtgctcagtcactcggttgtttctgactctgcgaccccacagactgcggccgccaaactcctctgtccatgcaattttcccacttgagtaggttgccattttctcctccgggggatcttcctgacccagggatcgaacccacaactcctgtgtctcctgcattggcaggcgggttctttaccgctgagccacctgggaatcctgacCCGCCTCCACCAGGCCCTATTTCTTGTCCCCGCTTTGTGTTTCTCCATAGGCTGTATCACCATCTAAACAGATGTTTTGCTTTTCGTCTCTCTCCGCACTCTAGAACTGAGCTCCATGAGGTGTGGATCTTTGTTGAGTCCATGGTTGTGCCCATTTCCTGGAACATGACCAATTTCTGGTAAGCACAGGGATCTCTGCCTTTAATGGACCTTTCTCTAGCCCCACCAGCAGCCCACAGGACCACCTTCTGAGAAACAGCAGTGAAAGTAGTTACTGGAAGTCCAGTTTCCCTAAAAGAGAAGAGCAAAGGTGACACAGTGGCAGGATTTTCTAGCATTTGAGCAACTTTGTTTtataatgaaatgttttcttgtgAAGTGAATCACCAGAGGATTTGATCACTGAGCCATAAACCTCTTGCACCTCCTCCCTTTGTCCCCAAAAATGCAATCCAGAGTCACTGTGGTAGTAATAGGAAATTGCCAAATCATATAATCTTCccagttcaaaggaaaaaaatacaaataaagagaaaaggaggaagaagcaaAGCAGACACTTGAAATGTCTGttcttgtttatcttttcttccttttcatttttatttctccttctgatttcaaataaaatgaactAGAAAACAGCACAGAAAAGCAGCAAATACAGGCTGTCATTAGCACATCCCACTTGATCAGAGAGGTGTTGACATTCTGGTGTAACAAATGAGCTCAGAACTAGGAGAGATAATATCACttgtaaatataaaacattttaagttgttaatgtaataaaacattttccaaaatgtttaaaaaagacaaGTGACAGTATTTATAATCCTACCAACACAATAGAAAAGCTAGAACTTTCGTATATTCCCTTCTAATTTTTCTCATATGCATACACTTTTTCATTgtggtaaaataaaaatacaacataaaatttaccatcttagccatttttaagtgtacatacAGTAGTgctatgcatatatttttatatacatgttACTGTTATATCTTTtgtatcctgattttttttcccagtttgcCTTCTATCAAATAAATCGTCCATGTAGCAAATTTGTCTACATGCTTGTAATTTTAAAGATGCATAACATTCTATCCCATGGTTAGAACATACTTTATTTAGCTGTTCACCTATAATgggacatttatgttgtttacAATTTTTCACTTACAATATTCTTATGAATTTTTAGTTCATAtagtattttctctttaatattttcGATTATCTTCTTGAATGATTTTCTAGAAGTTTCCTAGGAAAACTAAGTCAAAAGTGATGTCTTGCATGATTCTTGAAAATTACAATAGAACTGCTTTCCAACGCTTTCTACCAATTTACAGTGATACCGGTGCAATATGAGAACACCAATTTCACCACACTTTCACaactttttcttttgatattaaattaatattttaattcaaatattaaaagtttaaaagtcaTATTACTTTAACATGTATTTTTCCTATAtctattttccttgttttctctgtTGGAGAATGCCAGTTTGTGTCACTTGCTATTTACCTTTAGGAGGTTGTctcaatatttttcttattctttttcatgggcTGTATATATAATAAAGATTTTACCACTGTCAGATTTACTGTGaatatttttccccatctactggTTTAAAATGTCTAGTTATACTGTCACCTGAGTCAATTTAACATTGTTATACTGCTCAGATCTTGTCAATGGGGTTTTTCCTATCACCTTCATCTTAGAAAATTCTCTCCCCTTTGTCTTATCCCCAGGGCTTTGATAAAGGATTTAATTCTGCTTTATCTTCCTGATCTTATTTTCtatcattatttcattcattccttttgatGTAAGTGTAGGTCAAATTAATGTGTCCTGTAAGTTCTCACTAGTTAACCAGGactctttcttttaatatatttgaggAAAGCCCTGAGTAACTGAAACAGTAGGTCTATACCTGTGTGAAGAGTTCTTGTGTACTGGGGATGGGTTCCAGGCTCCCTGGGGGAAGAGGAGCAAGGTAGAGCCCAAAGGACCTAGAATGTGATGTGGCTCAGCGAGACCAGAAAAGGAGCAATATCTAGAATGAAGCGTGGGAGTGCACCTAAATGTCCTTGCGTTTTCATCTTGCTCTTCTGTTGGAAACAACACTGGGGGATGAAAGTGTTTCTAAACATTAAAGACCACTTGACTCGGAGATTTCCCCGTCTTTATTGGAGTCTGTACCTTGATAGGAGGCAGAATAATAGCCCCAGGGCCACCATGAGTTCTGCTGAGCGAAGAAAAGGATAAAAGAGAAATCCAGGCGGACGGAGAGAGGGCTCCGCCGCTGTGCAGCCTTAATCGTGGAGGCGCCCACCCTCTGTCCTCCCGCGGCCCGCGTGCACCTCCACCCTCCTCTCGGCTGGTCCAAGCCCCGACACACACAGACAAGAATCACCACTTGCTTCCCTGCCCTCTAGCTGGCTGCATCTCAAAACTTTTGCAAGGGTCTTAAACCTGGCGCGGAGAGCCACTTGCACTGGACTGGGAGCCACAAGTGTCCGCCCCTCTACCCCCGACTCCTCACCACCCCCTACCCCGCCTTCATCCTCACAGCTGCCCACGAACCTGGAGCCTGAAAGCTTAAGCGACCACACTCGGAAGGCACGCCTGACCTCCTGATTCTGGTTCCCACCCGCCGGCCCAGGTTCGCGGTTATCTTTCCTTCCCGGTGCTCACAGTACGCAGACCACAAACCCGTAACCACttgtttttttttgccttttttttttttttttcctttgctgggaTCACGTACAACATCGCTTGACTTTGCATCTTTTAACTGGCAGGCAGGTGGAGGGAGCAAGCCTCGGCCTCCGTCTGGCACGAAGTCCCGCATCTTAACTTTGCGGGCAGAGCATCCGCCACTTGAACCTTGGGAGAGAAAAAGCATCGGGTCCATTTCACGTTAGCGCGCAGGGTCCAGATCCCCGAACCTGTGTACCAGGGACGTCCCCCGTGCCAGCCAGGCTCCGGGGAAGCCCAGCCACTGTGAAATCTGCAGGACAATCTCTTCCTCGCCATCCTCCCCGAGGGAATTCACCCTCCGGGGCCGCCCCGCCTGGTTCCCTCCCACTGCCCCGCGGAACTGGCGATAGAGGAGAGAGAAGGTGCTCTCCTCAGAAAGGCCCCGGGGTGCCCCGTGGGTCTCAAGGTGCACAGGCCTGCGTCTCCCCGGTGGGGCCCCGGAGGGAGGGAGCGTGACCGATCGCAGCGCAGAGAAAGTCCCCCGAGACTGTCACCCCTGCGGGCGGGGGGAAAGGCGGGCGGATGCGCAGGAAGGTGCCGCGGTGGGACCGGGAAAGAAAACACCGCCCCCCCTCCCAAACCTCCCACTGGAGTTTCTCAGCCCGAGTTCTCCGAGAGCGGCCGAGAGACGCCCCCCAGGGCTGCGCGGCGCCTCCACGACCGCAACCTGTCCCAGCCTCGCTTCTGGCGAGGGGGCTTCGCGCTCCCTTCTGGGTTTCGGAGCCACCACGTGACTTCCACGAAGCAGGGGGCCCCCAGCGGAAAGCGGCGGCAGGGGTGGGATCTGGGACCCCGGGGTGCGGCGAGAGGGCGGGGAGAGGAGGAACGGAGCGGGGGTGGGAgaaggcggggcggggcggactCGGGACGGGAAGGACGGCGCGCTGGGACCGGGGGGTGGGGAAACCCGGGCGCCGCGCGGCGGAGCCGGGGGAGCGGGAAGCCCGGGGGGCGGGGCCGAGGCGGCCGCCCGCAGGTGCGGGGGCGCGGGGATGCGTGCGGCCCGAGGGAGCCGGTAGGCAGCGCCCCGCGTGCAGGGCGCGCCGGGCCGCGCGGCCGCTCGTCCGCGAGGCTGCGCGGCTGGCCGGGCCGAGCCGGAGCAGCGCCCGGCATGTCGCAAGGGCTCCCGGCTGCCGGCAGCGTCCTGCACAGGAGCGTCTCGGCGCCCGGGAACCAGGCGCGGCCACAGGTAGCGAGCTAGATGGAGGCTCGGGAGGGTGCCCGGGTTGCGGGGAGTGGTGGGCGCGCTACGAGGGGCGTGAGGAGGTGGGTGCTGGGGCTCCCGGCTTGGGACTGATGGGAGCAGGGGTAGAGGGCAGTGCGGGAGCCGGACGCGAGCGGCGTGGGGGCACGCGGGCACCCCGCTGTGCGCCTCTGCCCGGCCGCCCCGAGCGCACTCCAGGTGCCCGGGGCGTCCGGGATGGTGACTGGGCTCCTGAACCTGAGAGGAGCAGAGGTCGGAGGGCGCCGACGTCTGGTAGGGCTGGGCACTGTTCACGCTGCCCGGCACGTGGGGTCTGGGCCGCCCTGGGTGTCGCCATCCGTGCGCCGCCGCTGGCTGCCGCCCCATCGCCAGAGCGCGTGGTCCTTCCCCGCCGCGCCGAGCTGGGGCCAAGGTGTGGAGAGGGGAAATTCCGCTCCGAGGGGCGGCTCGTGCCCAGGCAATCTCAGCGTGTACTCTCCTCCGGCGGCCTCCCGAATGGCCCAGGGACGCGAGGTGGCGGCCCGAGGTGGGCAGACTCCAACCTCAGGGCGGGTGGAGAGCCCTCGGCGGGCGCCGGCTCCTCTGCGCAGTCCACCACAGTGTTTACAGCCGCGTACTCGGGGAAACACACAAGGTTGCCGGCAGGGACGGCAGACCGAGAACTTCTCCCTCAACTACGTTAGGATCGAGTCTTTTCAGGGTTATGCCCTGCTTCTCAGTTAGGTGCCTGCCGCAGAATGTCATCGGGTGACGCTAGAGAGTCACACAGCTGAGTCTGGGCCTCAGCGTTGCCACACACAGGCTGAGTAGCCTTGGGGAAtctgcttcacctctctgagcctcagtttctccacgtgtaaaaatcaatataatataaCTTCTTGTGATTTTTATGAGGACTAATAGAGACATGGTTAgtaatatatgaatatatcaaCATTTTGCTGCTCTCTTTCCGCCTTGATTAAATATTTCTACTGGTTGTCAGGTCCGACCATGTGGTAGGTGCTAACTCCAGTTTGGAGGGTCCACTTTTACAGGGCAGGATGCATGCTCCTCCCTTGAGCCTTATGAATCTCCAATGAGGACCAGAGAGGCATGATTTGGTGATGAGTGCTATAAGGGACTCAACAGAAAATAGCAGTCTTAACAGACGTTACTGAAGACACACCATGTGGCGCTTTGGGATAAAATCTAGTTTTATCTTATGCAGCTCCAAGTGCTGGGCTGTTAGGATGATCATGGCAGAGATTACTGACCACTTGTTCAGGACATGCATCTCTAGTGcccaggacagtgcctggcacatggcaggtaCTCAGTTAATACTcactgaaagaatgaatggatcaCACAGCAAATGAGAAAATCAAAAAATCAGAGAGTGTAAGTCATTTACCCAAGGCCATATTGCTATAACGGACAAAACCAAGAACCTATATTTCTAAAGCTTAAGTTCTGTGTGTCAGACCCCCTGTTGTGTTCTGATTACCTCCACCAAGACTTCTTTGCCTCTTAAAGACTACATCTTAACAGCTCGTGTCTGGTCCCTTAAACACTGTCTTCAGGCCACTTCTCTCTGtcatgttctttcttcttttcctttcatagctttattttcttgcataTGCTGAAAGTTCTCTACTCACTGTAACTTGAGGAGCTATGTATCTTTCTTATTTGGAATATTAGATCTGATAAAATGATATCTGAAAACATCTGTTATTTCATGTTATCAATATTTGCTTTCCACTAATAGTAATAACTGAGTAGCTTTCCTGTGTTTGTATCCCACTGAATTCTTGATCTCTAAACTCTTTAAAGGTAGTATTTCCATGGAATCTTCTCACAGGTCTCTGGGAAGCAAATACTCTACCCCTCCTCTGTTTTCTATAACTGGATGAAGTGTTTTTACCATTGTAGGTGCATTTTTCTGCCTGCCTTTTCAGAATAACTCTTGAAGGACTTGACTAAGTTTGGTTAAATCTCATATATAGCTAAGAGCTTTCAAGACACATCATCAGTTTGCTTTAGGATTCAAACTGCTCTGACCTGTGAAACAAAATGTCAGTCAAGCACTGTTCAAAGGGATGAGCTGCCTGTGGCCTTTAGGACCACTTGGTGTGTTGGGAGAGTTGTGTGGTTACAATCGGTAATCAGCATAGTTGTGATTTGCACACAATGTCAAAAGTACCTGTTTGTGTGTGGTGGCGGAAGGCCTGGCCCACGGCAAGTCCCAGATAGCAGCCGCCTTTTGCCTTTCCCGTCCTCAAGTGCACACCAACACCACACCTCTTCCAGGCACACGCCccaggaggtgggtgggggaaaGGTTTGAGAACTTGGTTTGGAGTCCAGCAGACGTGAGTTCCACTTCCCGTTCGGCCCTCTACTAGCTGTGATACCTGGAGCAAGTTCCTCAACCTCTCGGAGTTTCTTATTCCTCATCTTTTAGATGGCAGTCCCACCACACAGGTCTCGGGGGCGGCGAGGGCGGGGGAGCAGCTAACCCAGCCATAGCTCATGCGTAGTGCTCCCTCGACGCGGGGCCACTGATTCCCCCGCTGATGGAGCAGCAAGCGCTGCTGTGGCCGCAACGAACATGGTGATGCTCCCGAGCAGGGCTGGATGAAGGGAGTGGGCAGAGGAGGGGCGGCGAGGGGCCTCAGCATCCCACCTGACCACGCCCTTTCCCCCAGAGCCCTGAGGATGACGACAGGAAGGTCCGGAGGAGGGAGAAAAACCGAGTTGCTGCTCAGAGAAGTCGGAAGAAGCAGACCCAGAAGGCTGACAAACTCCACGAGGTGAGCGGGTGTTTGGGGCTGAGCCACGCGAGGGCCACGACGGGGAGTGGTCCTCCGCCCCCACGCCCTGGTCATCACCACTTCCGGCCGGGTGCATCTAATCCCGctgcctccctccagcccagcgttcggAGTCGTCCCTCTCCGGAGTCTTCATTGCTCCTTCACTGGCTGTATCTCACagttctcttttaattttaaagcaaGGAAACTTCCTTTTGATCCTGACTCCCTTTCAAGCTAGTGCCccgtttcctttctttccctcctttatttacctggttcttttttttttttttaaattattgaatttaTTTGGCAGACAGGATCTATTttcatggcatatgggatctagttccctgaccaggggtggaacctgggcctcctgcattgcgagCATGGGCCAcccgaccaccagggaagtccctccctgcTGCTTAAAAAGAGACCTGCTGTCTCGATGTCCCCagttcccatttatttcccaggTCACTGTGATATCCTTTCAgcaccccaaacacacacacacacacacacacacacacacacacacacacacacacacacagacatgcaaatTTCCTACAGAAACGGCTCCGCTGAGTCTGCTAGTGTCCTGACACTGCCTGGTCCAGGGACCTCATTCTAGTCCCCTGATCCTTGACCTTGCTGAGACCTCTGACACCACTAACCCTCAGCTTCTTGGAACATTCATGGTCTTTagcttctttatttttgtaactCTAAAAGAGCGTTTATTTGTGTTTATTcctttggctgtgccgggtctcagTCGCAGCGCTCAGGtttttcagtcttcattgcagGGTGCAGGGTCTTAGagttgcagcatgcggaatctagttccctgaccagggattgaacccaggacccctgcgtTGGAAGTGTGCAATCTTAGccggtggaccaccagggaagtccccccgcAAGGTCTTTAGCTTCCTATTTCTCCTGACCCTCTTAAccacttttttctgtttctttgatcaCCTTTCTACATGTCTGTTTTCTCACATGTTGGTGCTGACCATGCTTTCAGACTCTACCCTTTTGTCCTCTCACCTGGGAGATTTAATCTGTTGATCTGTTGGCTCCCAGCATCGCTCACCCTCAGGTAGGCAGTGATCACTGCAACAAGACCTCTGTCCTGGCCCTAACC
The sequence above is a segment of the Ovis aries strain OAR_USU_Benz2616 breed Rambouillet chromosome 12, ARS-UI_Ramb_v3.0, whole genome shotgun sequence genome. Coding sequences within it:
- the BATF3 gene encoding basic leucine zipper transcriptional factor ATF-like 3 is translated as MSQGLPAAGSVLHRSVSAPGNQARPQSPEDDDRKVRRREKNRVAAQRSRKKQTQKADKLHEEYECLEQENTVLRREIGKLTEELKHLSEALKEHEKVCPLLLCPMNFVPLPRPDPVAGCLPR